In Campylobacter suis, the following proteins share a genomic window:
- the ftsA gene encoding cell division protein FtsA, whose translation MGTKILGIDIGSFQIRAVMAEQTEDSIKIIGIGEEKAQGVKKGTISNIEHASRSIKSAIEKAQRIAGTQYEKVVVSISGAYTKSTESGSVVNLPNHEIGIKEIERAITTAKHNAMIPSDYEILHVLPYSFKVDEQEHIEDPLGMNANRLEVQTYIIMVQKSYLSNVKKAVSMAGVKADNIVLSGYASAISTLNDDEKELGVALIDMGGSTCNVVIHSGNSVRYNGFLPVGSTNITNDISMVLHTPFHKAEELKLEYSSLLKRSTDIIEIPVLGDESKTSEVSMDIVSNVIFSRVEETLMILNEMLQTKRELVGAGVVLTGGMTKLDELRDAAGAIFKNMQVRIAKAKEFDGLYERDPSHSCAIGLCMYGAGYFTPYELDSEQKMRYKGEAITKPRAEFKNMHAEHTKPIIQEQKLDLNLSDIKIENTQAQAKNELADISIEKPKKPNILATFWNKLTQAF comes from the coding sequence TTGGGAACAAAAATTTTAGGTATTGATATTGGCTCTTTTCAGATCAGAGCCGTTATGGCGGAGCAAACAGAAGACAGTATAAAAATTATAGGCATTGGCGAAGAAAAAGCTCAGGGTGTTAAAAAAGGAACTATTAGCAATATCGAGCATGCCTCAAGGTCTATTAAATCTGCTATCGAAAAAGCTCAGCGAATAGCTGGGACTCAGTATGAAAAAGTCGTAGTTTCTATCTCTGGAGCATATACAAAAAGCACAGAGAGCGGAAGTGTTGTAAATTTACCAAACCATGAAATAGGCATTAAAGAGATTGAGCGTGCCATAACTACCGCAAAACATAATGCCATGATACCTAGCGATTATGAAATTTTACATGTGCTTCCTTACAGCTTTAAGGTAGATGAGCAAGAGCATATAGAAGATCCTCTTGGCATGAACGCTAATAGGCTTGAAGTTCAGACTTACATTATAATGGTTCAAAAGTCATATTTAAGCAATGTTAAAAAAGCAGTAAGTATGGCAGGAGTAAAGGCTGATAATATCGTTCTTTCTGGCTATGCATCGGCTATTTCTACATTAAATGATGATGAAAAAGAGCTTGGTGTTGCACTTATAGACATGGGTGGTTCGACTTGCAATGTTGTGATACACTCTGGAAATTCTGTAAGATATAATGGATTTTTACCAGTTGGCTCTACAAATATAACAAATGATATATCTATGGTCTTGCATACTCCGTTTCATAAGGCGGAAGAGCTTAAGCTAGAGTATAGCTCGCTTTTAAAAAGATCAACTGATATTATTGAAATTCCAGTTCTTGGAGATGAGAGCAAGACGAGCGAAGTTTCTATGGATATCGTTTCAAATGTTATTTTTTCAAGAGTTGAAGAAACTTTAATGATACTAAATGAAATGCTTCAAACTAAACGAGAGTTGGTGGGTGCAGGAGTTGTTTTAACGGGCGGTATGACAAAGCTTGACGAGCTTAGGGATGCTGCTGGGGCCATATTTAAAAACATGCAAGTTCGCATAGCAAAGGCAAAAGAATTTGATGGCCTTTATGAGCGAGATCCATCTCACTCTTGTGCTATCGGTCTTTGTATGTACGGGGCTGGCTACTTTACCCCTTATGAGCTTGACTCGGAACAGAAAATGAGATATAAAGGCGAGGCTATAACAAAGCCAAGGGCTGAGTTTAAAAACATGCATGCTGAGCATACAAAACCTATAATACAAGAGCAAAAACTAGATCTAAATTTAAGCGATATAAAGATAGAAAATACACAAGCGCAAGCTAAAAATGAACTGGCTGACATTAGCATAGAAAAACCAAAAAAGCCAAATATTTTAGCAACATTTTGGAATAAATTAACACAGGCATTTTAA
- a CDS encoding peptidylprolyl isomerase, which translates to MITWMQKNKKYLVPTIWISTIAFVGAGFVGWGAYDMNTNRATSVAKVGDRAVSIQEVNEKYSQLYNQYNNIFDGKLTEEKAGELGLQGMALQAAIQESMLLNFANELGLSASDEDTVRYIAKSPEFQTDGVFNKNLYYDTLRRARINPNDFEKGIKRAVLLEKLNTALSLNASAKDVEIMSSAFSMQDTIAFSIISADESEIKVDEAELKKLWESNKDKYLTKKSYDLETLTIGISNDEADEALVKAFYEENKANYRDAEDKILSFEEAKERANKDYLIEQSRRSALEKYVAVKKGELATDGSLSFAEDDAKLPLEEFSSAKSGDVLKPILTHNGYIIAKVKSVNLPKPMEFDAAREQVLKFYMQDKFSALMSEKAKSELVKFDPKNAEKTTIAKDKESKVGDLDMFEVGNFVSQVFDSANKKGYVVLGEKAVIYEILEQKLLTNSDESHNVLAMQNMQAMKNNEMLQDLIKELQKRYKVEEYIKR; encoded by the coding sequence ATGATAACTTGGATGCAGAAAAATAAAAAATATCTTGTTCCAACGATTTGGATAAGCACGATAGCCTTTGTGGGTGCTGGTTTTGTGGGCTGGGGCGCTTATGATATGAATACTAATCGCGCTACATCTGTCGCAAAAGTTGGCGATCGAGCAGTAAGCATTCAAGAGGTTAATGAAAAGTATTCTCAGCTTTACAACCAGTATAATAACATCTTTGATGGAAAGCTTACTGAAGAAAAAGCTGGTGAGCTAGGACTTCAAGGCATGGCTTTGCAAGCTGCTATACAAGAGAGTATGTTGCTAAATTTTGCAAATGAACTAGGGCTTAGTGCCAGCGATGAAGACACGGTAAGATATATCGCAAAGAGCCCAGAATTTCAAACAGACGGTGTTTTTAATAAAAATTTATACTATGACACACTAAGAAGAGCTAGGATAAATCCAAATGATTTTGAAAAAGGTATTAAGCGAGCGGTGTTGTTAGAAAAGCTAAATACAGCACTGTCGCTTAATGCTAGCGCAAAAGATGTCGAGATTATGAGTTCTGCTTTTTCTATGCAAGATACGATAGCTTTTAGTATCATAAGCGCTGATGAAAGCGAGATAAAAGTTGATGAAGCAGAGCTTAAAAAGCTTTGGGAATCAAATAAAGATAAATACCTGACAAAAAAGTCATACGATCTTGAGACATTGACCATTGGTATTAGCAATGATGAGGCCGATGAGGCTTTGGTTAAGGCTTTTTATGAGGAGAATAAAGCAAACTATCGAGATGCAGAGGATAAAATTTTGTCTTTTGAAGAGGCGAAAGAGCGTGCTAATAAAGACTATTTGATAGAGCAAAGTAGAAGAAGTGCACTTGAAAAATATGTTGCTGTTAAAAAGGGTGAGCTAGCAACTGATGGAAGTTTGAGTTTTGCAGAAGATGATGCAAAGCTACCTCTTGAAGAGTTTAGTAGTGCCAAAAGCGGAGATGTTTTAAAGCCTATACTAACTCACAATGGTTATATTATAGCAAAAGTTAAGAGTGTAAATTTGCCAAAGCCAATGGAATTTGATGCGGCAAGAGAACAGGTTTTAAAATTTTATATGCAGGATAAATTTAGTGCATTAATGAGTGAAAAAGCAAAGAGCGAGTTAGTAAAATTTGATCCAAAAAATGCCGAAAAAACTACTATAGCAAAAGACAAAGAGAGTAAAGTTGGCGATCTTGATATGTTTGAAGTCGGAAATTTTGTATCACAAGTTTTTGACTCTGCTAACAAAAAAGGTTATGTTGTGTTAGGAGAAAAAGCTGTTATATACGAAATTTTGGAACAAAAATTGCTTACTAACAGTGATGAAAGCCATAATGTGTTAGCTATGCAAAACATGCAAGCTATGAAAAATAATGAGATGTTACAAGATCTCATAAAAGAGCTTCAAAAGCGCTATAAAGTAGAAGAATATATTAAAAGGTAG
- a CDS encoding class II aldolase and adducin N-terminal domain-containing protein — MEIKRSIQEMKKISLAMFRKNFFGVFHGSISSKVEGNQFVINKQNAIFDDIGDDDVVVLSSKKDYRWNDASMDAAIHHNIYKNINEARFICYAMPHYTTAYSLNHSVLVPKDYFGYMKFDEINIYDPKQFEDWYERAETEIYRHLIENKTNIMIIRGYGVYAYARTASQLAKDVAILENSAKLLMLSEDTRSQLTEN; from the coding sequence ATGGAGATTAAGCGATCGATACAAGAGATGAAAAAAATTTCACTTGCGATGTTTAGAAAGAATTTTTTTGGTGTTTTTCATGGTTCCATCTCATCAAAAGTAGAGGGTAATCAGTTTGTTATAAATAAACAAAATGCAATATTTGACGACATAGGAGATGATGATGTTGTCGTACTTTCGTCTAAAAAGGACTATAGATGGAATGACGCTAGTATGGATGCTGCTATACATCACAATATCTATAAAAACATAAATGAAGCAAGATTTATCTGCTATGCTATGCCTCATTATACGACTGCTTATAGCTTAAACCATAGTGTTTTAGTGCCAAAAGATTATTTTGGATATATGAAATTTGATGAGATAAATATCTATGATCCAAAGCAGTTTGAAGATTGGTATGAGCGTGCAGAAACTGAAATTTATAGGCACTTAATTGAAAATAAAACCAACATAATGATAATTAGAGGTTATGGTGTTTATGCTTATGCGAGAACTGCCTCTCAGCTTGCAAAAGATGTTGCTATACTTGAAAATAGTGCAAAACTTTTGATGCTTTCAGAAGATACTCGCTCTCAACTAACAGAAAATTAG
- the rsmH gene encoding 16S rRNA (cytosine(1402)-N(4))-methyltransferase RsmH — protein MQSPHKSVLLDEVKEIFTQIGGIFIDCTLGYAGHSSEILENNKNIKLIACDRDDEAINFSTKRLANFGERVKIYKSTFSNLLDKLDKNELKNVRGILADIGVSSLQIDKNERGFSINSNTLDMRMDTSSGISAYEVVNSYSHDELSRIFFEYGELKNAKNIASKIVSAREQAPIKSAKELSEIVGTKSFNGRSVSPAILAFQAIRIEINNELNELKNLLQSIKNSELNDCLVCIISFHSLEDRIVKNTFKDWAKSCICPSGVMRCVCGNNHAIGKIMTKKAITPSQAEIKQNSRSSCAKMRVFKVSR, from the coding sequence TTGCAAAGTCCTCATAAAAGTGTTTTACTTGATGAAGTGAAAGAGATTTTTACTCAAATTGGCGGAATTTTTATCGACTGCACACTAGGATACGCTGGTCATAGTAGTGAAATTTTAGAAAATAATAAAAATATCAAGCTAATAGCATGCGACCGTGATGATGAAGCTATAAATTTTAGCACTAAAAGGCTAGCAAACTTTGGCGAAAGAGTAAAAATTTATAAATCAACTTTTTCAAACCTACTTGATAAATTAGACAAAAATGAGCTAAAAAATGTCCGTGGAATTTTAGCTGACATAGGCGTTAGCTCACTTCAGATAGATAAAAATGAGCGTGGTTTTAGTATAAATTCAAATACTCTTGATATGCGAATGGATACAAGTAGTGGCATTAGTGCATACGAAGTTGTAAATTCATACTCACATGATGAGCTTTCACGCATATTTTTTGAGTATGGCGAGCTAAAAAATGCAAAAAATATCGCCAGCAAGATAGTAAGTGCAAGAGAACAAGCTCCCATAAAAAGCGCAAAAGAGCTAAGCGAGATAGTCGGCACAAAAAGCTTTAACGGACGCTCAGTTAGCCCTGCCATTTTAGCTTTTCAGGCAATTCGCATTGAGATAAATAACGAGCTTAATGAGCTTAAAAATTTACTTCAAAGTATCAAGAACTCAGAGCTAAACGACTGTCTAGTTTGCATAATAAGCTTTCACTCACTTGAGGATAGGATAGTAAAAAATACATTTAAAGATTGGGCAAAAAGCTGTATCTGCCCAAGTGGTGTAATGCGCTGTGTTTGTGGCAACAACCATGCGATCGGAAAGATAATGACCAAAAAAGCTATCACACCAAGCCAAGCTGAGATAAAACAAAACTCGCGTAGTAGCTGTGCAAAAATGCGTGTATTTAAGGTATCAAGATGA
- a CDS encoding D-amino-acid transaminase translates to MMSELKNTVFVNGEFVSANEAKISAFDRGFIFGDGIYEVVPVLNSKMVDKAEFWQRFERSMSEIELKLPYSHVEFEQILQDIITKNELKEGGIYMQITRGSAPRDFKFLSGLAPTIFIFCYEAQIINNPLAKSGIHVASVPDIRWKRRDIKSISLLAQCWAKNEAAKQGAFEAIMIENGVVSEGSSSSVFIIKDDILITKPLSNEILPGIRRKNLLEFADKIGLKTELRDFTLDEVYEADEAFISAATLILLPIVQADEHLINGGQVGKHTKQLRQLYEQKFVNESK, encoded by the coding sequence ATGATGTCTGAACTAAAAAATACAGTTTTTGTAAATGGCGAATTTGTAAGCGCGAACGAAGCTAAAATAAGTGCGTTTGATCGCGGTTTTATATTTGGCGATGGAATTTATGAGGTTGTTCCTGTGCTAAACTCAAAGATGGTTGATAAGGCTGAGTTTTGGCAAAGATTTGAACGAAGTATGAGCGAGATCGAGTTAAAACTACCCTACTCTCATGTGGAATTTGAGCAAATTTTGCAAGACATCATAACAAAAAATGAGCTTAAAGAAGGTGGCATTTATATGCAAATAACTCGCGGTTCAGCACCAAGAGATTTTAAATTTTTAAGCGGACTTGCCCCTACTATTTTTATCTTTTGCTACGAAGCTCAAATCATAAACAACCCACTTGCAAAAAGTGGTATACATGTCGCAAGTGTGCCAGATATACGATGGAAACGCCGTGACATAAAGTCAATATCCCTACTAGCGCAATGTTGGGCAAAAAACGAAGCAGCAAAACAAGGCGCATTTGAAGCTATAATGATAGAAAATGGAGTTGTCAGCGAGGGTTCAAGCTCAAGTGTTTTTATCATAAAAGATGATATTTTGATAACTAAGCCACTCTCAAATGAAATTTTACCAGGCATAAGACGCAAAAACTTACTCGAATTTGCTGATAAAATTGGTCTAAAAACTGAACTTAGGGATTTTACACTTGATGAAGTTTATGAAGCCGACGAAGCATTTATAAGCGCAGCGACTCTTATACTTTTGCCTATCGTTCAAGCTGATGAGCACCTAATAAATGGCGGACAAGTTGGCAAACACACAAAACAGTTACGACAATTATACGAACAAAAATTTGTCAACGAATCAAAGTGA
- a CDS encoding chemotaxis protein translates to MQSDLAEVVFKYLILIALVALVFSLGISGFMFYQGKYSEFLIQTHAISGVMLVSISLIHAYIKKKKIKKLTSEFANALRGKKVELECNTTRFIEALKDVRVDELSKQFNADVEQILNDGDIKVKSKSQTLQEICKANDEKMFYLFVVLMEGIFKPDKTNHKCGTNN, encoded by the coding sequence ATGCAAAGTGATCTAGCTGAAGTCGTATTTAAATATCTTATACTAATAGCTTTAGTAGCACTTGTATTTTCGCTTGGCATAAGTGGCTTTATGTTTTATCAAGGCAAATACAGCGAGTTTTTAATACAAACACACGCTATATCTGGAGTAATGCTTGTGTCCATATCTCTTATACATGCTTACATCAAAAAGAAAAAGATCAAAAAACTTACAAGTGAATTTGCAAATGCTTTGCGAGGCAAAAAAGTTGAACTAGAATGCAACACAACGCGTTTTATCGAAGCATTAAAAGATGTTAGAGTAGATGAGCTCAGTAAGCAGTTTAATGCAGATGTGGAGCAAATTTTAAATGATGGCGATATAAAAGTAAAAAGCAAAAGTCAAACATTGCAAGAAATTTGTAAAGCAAACGATGAAAAGATGTTTTATCTATTTGTGGTTTTGATGGAGGGAATTTTTAAGCCCGATAAGACTAACCATAAATGTGGCACTAATAACTAA
- the rpsR gene encoding 30S ribosomal protein S18, which yields MAEKRKYSRKYCKFTEAKIDFIDYKDTSLLKYCLSERFKIMPRRLTGTSKKYQEMVEKAIKRARHAAIIPYIVDRDNVVSNPFEGL from the coding sequence ATGGCAGAAAAAAGAAAATATTCACGCAAATACTGCAAATTTACAGAGGCTAAGATTGATTTTATAGACTATAAAGATACTTCACTTTTAAAGTATTGTTTATCTGAGAGATTTAAGATTATGCCACGCCGATTAACAGGCACATCTAAAAAATATCAAGAGATGGTTGAAAAAGCTATCAAGCGTGCTCGTCATGCGGCTATCATACCTTATATAGTTGATCGCGATAATGTAGTTTCAAATCCATTTGAGGGTCTATAA
- a CDS encoding single-stranded DNA-binding protein, translating to MFNKVVLVGNLTRDIELRYTTSGAAIGNTGIAVTRRFTANNEKREETCFVDISFFGKQAEIANQYLSKGSKVLVEGRLKFDQWTDNNGQNRSKHSISVENMEMLGGGSNQGGFNQNNQGGYGSNGGYSQQNSYGNQNNSQNYGNQNSYNSNNQQRVAQNQPNKQRNDDYYEEKIQEVDVNADKFDIDEDNIPF from the coding sequence ATGTTTAATAAAGTTGTTTTGGTAGGAAATTTAACTAGGGATATTGAGTTAAGATATACTACAAGTGGCGCTGCCATAGGAAACACTGGGATAGCTGTTACTAGGCGTTTTACTGCAAACAACGAAAAGCGTGAAGAGACATGCTTTGTAGACATCTCATTTTTTGGAAAACAAGCTGAAATAGCAAATCAATACTTAAGCAAGGGCTCAAAAGTCCTTGTTGAAGGACGCTTAAAATTTGATCAATGGACAGACAATAATGGTCAAAATCGAAGTAAACATAGCATAAGCGTTGAAAATATGGAGATGCTGGGCGGTGGTTCAAATCAAGGTGGATTTAATCAAAATAATCAGGGCGGTTATGGCTCAAATGGCGGCTATTCACAGCAAAACAGCTATGGTAACCAAAATAATTCACAAAACTACGGTAATCAAAATAGCTACAACTCAAATAACCAGCAAAGAGTAGCCCAAAACCAGCCAAATAAACAGCGAAACGATGATTATTATGAAGAAAAAATTCAAGAAGTAGATGTCAATGCCGATAAATTCGATATTGACGAAGATAATATACCATTTTAA
- the rpsF gene encoding 30S ribosomal protein S6: MRHYELLFILKPTLTEEEAKAKVDFVKEVITKNGGEIARIDEMGTRKLAYTIQKYERGTYFVIYYKAPPALLAELVRNIRITEDIIRFLSVKYENKREIAAWDRMSKGIKQTIVRKEREPRAPREPKAEKSEEIAFSEEN; encoded by the coding sequence ATGAGACATTACGAGCTTTTATTTATTCTTAAGCCAACGCTTACAGAAGAAGAAGCTAAAGCAAAAGTTGACTTCGTAAAAGAGGTTATTACTAAAAATGGCGGCGAGATCGCTAGGATAGACGAGATGGGTACACGCAAGCTTGCCTATACTATACAAAAGTATGAGCGCGGTACATATTTTGTTATTTACTACAAAGCTCCACCAGCACTTCTTGCGGAACTAGTAAGAAATATAAGAATTACAGAAGATATTATTAGATTCTTAAGTGTTAAATATGAAAACAAGCGTGAGATAGCTGCTTGGGATAGAATGAGCAAAGGTATAAAGCAAACTATCGTAAGAAAAGAGCGAGAGCCAAGAGCACCACGCGAGCCAAAAGCTGAAAAAAGTGAAGAAATAGCGTTTTCAGAAGAAAACTAA
- the holA gene encoding DNA polymerase III subunit delta: protein MYRRELESQLNFGFKANYFLLFGADEYQIEMFAKEILAIYSNDDSNVLSLYFDEYDFTLAKSHLAESSLFGGENILHIKTDRKIPTKELKELISICEADKDKKFVYEFYEYDMKIVMDAQKTFGVNFARFFKPSNPSEAVELLSKNASKIGLNITRNALFELYAIQNEDLYLAAAELNKLASLNTHIEQDMVRKLVFGLGSVSFDDFFAKLIGLKDIKNDFFAYEQDVNFNEILLINSLYKAFSRLFKLYAHVKINGRFDIKETLGYAPPKNIEEALKKQSLSINLKSYKDIFMALNLAEFELKTNSKIDKNTYLLTSLLNIQNIISTANIK from the coding sequence ATGTATAGAAGAGAGCTTGAAAGTCAGCTAAACTTTGGTTTTAAAGCGAATTATTTTTTACTTTTTGGTGCCGATGAGTATCAAATAGAGATGTTCGCAAAGGAAATTTTAGCTATTTACTCAAATGATGATAGTAATGTTTTAAGCCTTTATTTTGATGAGTATGATTTTACTCTTGCAAAGTCTCATTTAGCCGAAAGTTCTTTGTTTGGAGGCGAAAATATACTTCATATAAAAACTGATAGAAAAATTCCAACCAAAGAGTTAAAAGAGCTTATAAGCATATGCGAAGCTGATAAAGACAAGAAATTTGTCTATGAGTTTTATGAGTATGATATGAAAATTGTCATGGATGCACAAAAGACTTTTGGAGTAAATTTTGCTAGATTTTTTAAGCCAAGCAATCCATCAGAGGCGGTAGAGCTTTTATCCAAAAATGCTTCAAAAATAGGGCTAAATATAACTCGCAACGCTCTTTTTGAGCTTTATGCAATACAAAATGAAGATCTATATCTTGCAGCTGCGGAGTTAAATAAGCTTGCCAGCTTAAATACACATATTGAACAAGATATGGTAAGAAAGCTTGTTTTTGGGCTTGGTAGCGTTAGTTTTGATGATTTTTTTGCAAAACTTATAGGGCTAAAAGATATAAAAAATGACTTTTTTGCATATGAGCAAGATGTAAATTTTAATGAAATTTTACTAATAAATTCACTCTACAAGGCATTTTCTAGACTTTTTAAATTGTATGCTCATGTAAAAATAAACGGGCGTTTTGATATAAAAGAGACCCTTGGTTATGCTCCGCCAAAAAATATTGAAGAGGCGCTAAAAAAGCAGAGTTTATCTATAAATTTAAAGAGTTATAAGGATATTTTTATGGCTTTAAATTTGGCTGAATTTGAGCTAAAAACCAATAGCAAAATAGATAAAAATACCTACTTGCTTACATCGCTTCTAAATATCCAAAATATCATCTCAACAGCAAATATTAAGTAA